The following DNA comes from Populus trichocarpa isolate Nisqually-1 chromosome 19, P.trichocarpa_v4.1, whole genome shotgun sequence.
GGggacataaaaataataagaaattgaaTCATTGATGAACACATCTCACGTATTGTTTAGTATATACAAATGAATTTGGATATTATCGTGTTTtaggattaaaaacaaattaaaaaaatattgtttatttatattttttattttaaaaatataaaaattcactctaaaattatcactgtgataaatttattttatatctatacAAATCATATCATTCAAGTAGTgctaatcatttttattttgaatccaaAATGCTAactgaaaacatgttttttaaagtgtttaatttttaaattgatttttacttagaaaaatattaaattaataattttaggtGATTTTAGAAGGTTTTGATATTCCGatgttaaacattaaaaaaatattaaaaaattattttaatatattttcaattagaaaaaatataaattcacaaTTCTCAATACTAGAGGGATCTCAATACGATTTATATTAGATATCACGTGCCTGGATAtgtttagataattttaaaaaaatttgatgagtcgatgttaaaaattaaaaaaaatttaaaacattaatttgatatatcttcaataaaaaatatattcaaccaTAACTCGCAATCACAATTCTCAATACTAGGTGCGTATCAGTAAGTTTTGCAATAGTTATCAGTAAGTTTTGCATTGGGCATCGGGTGATGCAAGAGAAGAACACATAGCTATCAATGACAACGAAGATGAGACAGATGGGAACCAGAACAATGCAAGGTCAAAAGCAACGAAAAGAACATGGCCTCTCAATGAAGTTGAAGATAAATTAAGCAacaaatttagttaattaagcaacaaattaagttaattaagcaacaaattaagttaattaaccCTTCCCTCTTATAATATATGATCAGCAAGACTATAGCAGCAGTAAGCAAGTGGCTGCCATAACTTCAGGCCACTAAACAAATACTCTCACCTCCAGGCCATGCCTCGTCGGACTGCGACAGCATGCCTTTTCGGGTGCTGAAGAATCTGGATTTTCAATGATAAACAAGTGCAGAAAGTCAAAAGAATCTGTGAGTAATTTATTCTACGAAAAATTTCTGGTCAGAAGTAATCCAACTATAATCTCAATTATTAAATGAAGATGATGTCTTACTTGGCTGCAAGTTTATTACAGAAACGGTCTGTTCACAAGCTGAAGATTTCTTAGAGATTTTCTATAACAAGAACcacattatattattattattattattataaagctaaaatatATGGTGTTTTCGCTGAAGTTGAGATCATTGTTCATCATCCATAAATCACTATGGATTGGagtgaagatttttttaaaaatttctaatttgatctttaaattttttcttcgcacaattgagttttttttaagctcaaatCAGCACataattacatgtttttaaGAGATGATTGAATTGAAACTGAGAGGACTGAAGTGATTATATTTGGCCACCAAAATAGTGGAGTTTTGTTCCAAATGATTCtatataataagaaaagttcaaattaagtttttttttttttactttaaaagtgtatagaaaaacaaattcaagttaagaaagatttttaattttgagttgatATTGAGTTTTGAAGCGGTTTTTTGTATTTCTGAAGGTTTTCATTGGTTTAACATGGTTCATGTGGTGTTTTGGGCTGTAAATgaatttttgtatgaaaaaaaaaataacccagaTTTTCCAGCTATTGTAGTGGTCAGAATCTAGGAAATTGAGATAATGAGTCATctacttgtttttaaattgaagtagTGGATGATATGTTATCTGCTCCCATtaacttatataaaaataaataaaggcctGCGAGTGTGGGCCTGAGATTACAAACTCATGTGCGGTGCCTTTATTCACATGCCAAGCACTTGGCCTGGCGTTGTTCTTCTctttatatgtatgtatgtatgtatgtatagttagttttgattattttttttaatttaagctttttttatatattttttttaaattaagtttgtattttacttctctgtgattttttatgtgttcttatttagccttttttaattagcaattaatttttaattatattggatatatttaatttttttaagaggttaatatttatcatttgtaatttttttattttatatatattaaatttatttttagaaataaaaaatatttatttttataatatttttaatatgtgaaaCCTtgcataatatgttttttttctttttattttattcaataaattttgtgtgtgtgttgatttttattacaaatttattttaataaacaaattcattaaatacaATCAGGTAAATGACCtgtattatgaaattaaatatcttgatctattatttgtttcttattttttctaattttgtttttatttatcattaatgacttttttattgtaatttatttatacaatagttcttaatttatttaattatattcatgcatagtttttcaatttacattTACATACAagttgtaaaattatatatgttcaattttattttttttcatcatgtaTTGATGTTTTCAACTTGATTcttattcattatattttttatttttttttcttaacccttttataaaagttttattattttaaatttcacatttcaatccaagtttatagtgtgttgtttctttttttatttatttattttggacctcattctattggttttttttccttttgttaatgtttttattccttttgatTTAACTCTCAAATCTAAAAATTGTTgtttccctttaatttattttttatcttaattttaattctcattcttttaattgactATTTTTTGAGGATTTTTCTTTATCTAATCCTTCAACGATTTATTTCCTAAGGATTGGACTTCATGATCTTTTCATGTATAGTGCTTCCGCTCTGATAACTTGGATCacgagtttaaaaaattaacaaggattaacattttttttatcttattttctttccacAGGTTTGCTCAGGgcaatatttcttttttgttgctgtcttattttttttatattatattatcaaactaATCAAGATTTAACCTGATTATCAAATTTCTCtcacttctttaaaaacataattgtctCTTGGACTTTCTTGTTCAAGTGAAAAAATGTTGGTGAGGCTCACTGGGCAACCAAACTAAAGGATGTAGGAAACTATTGTTTATCCACACTTATTGCACTATGGATTACATTaataatccacaatgttttactttttttttttgttattgtttttctttcaaatttgtttatttattttatcttttaatattagaatggTTGGAAATTCgacttcttattttttatttttttatttttattttgtttttttatagggttagcGTGATTTATTAGTTTGAGTAACCCATGTTATCCTAATTTATGGTTAACGttatttgtcttttgtttttccaagttaaaataatttttttatttattggtataaataattcttaagttatttaattaaataaaagcacCAACTttccaatttaaaattatgattcttttgtctcaaaaatatattggaaaagcttatatatttatcttttttattgaaaaaaattatccaacccaattatttaaatataaagctTAAAATTTCAGCCAACTCACGCAACTTCTTGCTTGTCTTAAATGAAGAACAATAATTCAAGTTAAGAACGTTAACTCTAGGTCAAAATAGGAGATTATGTTAGCTAACACGATCTTTTATGATCATCTAGATTAATAGATACATTTgaggtaaaattaaaagtagggtttatttacttttagagttaataatttgtttaaaaatatttttcaacaaaaatatttaatatgaaatattaatttatttaaaataaattatatatgagaaGATAAGAAATTGACCTCAAAAAATTCTTAGTTATttgataatgtttttgtttgattcaatTGCAACTTTGAATATTCTACTATATACTTTGTATATAAACTAGAGTTTTGTTTTAACTTTATtacaagtttaattatttttactttgatcTATAAATTTGCATGTAATTTAAACTAAACAATTACTATCTGTAAAATCACCAACAATCAGttcaatttgaaaacaaaagggagaAAAAGTTGTGTTAGGAACCGGACCACCTGCATGGCAAAGATTCATCGCAGAGAAATGCATTTCAAGCagagttttaatgtgtttgaaatGAAATCATGGGATGCTGGAGTTTTGAGACATCAGCATGCAAGGGAATTGagtacatgcatgcatgtttcAGATGAATTCTGTTTCTCTCTGTGAGATTCATGGCACTTCTGATGTAAATAGCAATGTCAGGTCCATGAAAGCAGACTACAGTAAGTTTATAGTTCATTGCTTTTACTCCATGCACGCCTCGATTTCAACAGCTGTCAATGTATTTCCTGTCATTTTTCTGGATGACTTTATCAGATGCATTATTGTAAGCAGTAGCCAGCTAATTGCCGCATCCATTAGCATAACAATTTCCTTAACCATCATTGAAGTTCATAATCAATGTCAAAAGAGAATTAGAAATTCTAGAAATTTAACTGGTCATTTTCAATTCATCTTACAGACGTGACCTCAAGCAAGCTCATCTATTCATCAGATACTAATGTATTGAATCAGGAAATTTGCTGTAGTCGGCATCAATTAGGGGGGAAATTCAGGGTCTGATGCTGGCTCAAGAGCACATAAAATTCTTTAATCCGTAAAAGaatgaaacaaagaaagaaaaaccctcTCATGGCAAGAACCTGGTGCTGGAGGGGTGAAAATTATTGCAAACCATTTGTCAGCCAATAGCTGATGATCGAGTCTGTGCAAGACGTAGAACTAATGGTAAATTCTGTAaatggatagaaaaaaaattccggTACAAGTTCTACATCCTAATCATCTGTGCCTCGGACTTTTGGTTGATCagaatttttcattatttttcaagcCTAAATTCATTACCAAGACACCTTGTTCAGggagaaaacaaagaaacagtGAGAGACCCACtattacaaatataaatataaaaggaaggtATGCACTTATATATATTGGCTGTACAACTATAACGTAAATCTGCATACAAGAAGTCTTGAGACCTTTGCTTTACAAAACATAAGGCAAAATGCAGACAGCAGAACTTTTTAGCTCATATGGCCTTGTACACTTTCAGAGGTAggtcaaaaaataaagaaaggattAGGCAATTATGACATCATGCTGGAGTAGTTCTGTGCTTCCATTGTTAGAAAAAATACCAAGACCTTCATGTCATCACTTTTAGTGGAAGTGGGCTGAAAGCTCAATTTTCCTTCGACTTAACTTGTCTTGCCAGAAAGAAAAGTCCCACAGTGGTACAAGCAGACAGTAAGGTTGATGAGTAGCAAAGGGCAAGTAGAGTTCCTCTCAGAGACTGCATCCAGAAAATTTCAGGTTTTAGCACGCCTTAATTATCAATATGTTATAAGAGGAACAGAGGGAATAAGAATCTATTTTGCATTTTTCCAGAACCTTAGCCAGCAGTAAAGCATTGCCATTTGCATACTCCAATGAACTCTCTGGACTGCTTTGAATGCCTTGAGCTAGTTCCCATGAAAGAATCCTACACTtaaaaattggatgtttaaaaATGTTTCTCCTCTTTGTTGTGAAATAAAACGTTGAAAAAGGTAACTGACAGTTCAAATGGAATATTTACCCAAACACAAGTGCAATGACAGCCCCAATATTAGCTTTCACGGGTGTTATTTCAATCTGTAGGTCTCCAAACTGCGGATGGGATTCACATTGTTGTTATACATTTCATTTATAATGCGTCTCTTTGAGGAAATATCCCATTAAACAGGGAGTTATCAGCTACCTTCAGGactcttgtttctttcttcggTTCTTCATCAGTTGCTGTTGATATTGAACTTGCAGAAAGCAGCTTTCCTGTTGTGATCATTGTTTTTGCAATCTATAATGGTTGAGTGGTGTTAATAAATTGCGTTACTTCAGAAACACAATCTCTAGTGGGACTAAGATCCCGTGTAAAGGGAAATGACTGTTTTGATGAACTCGCTAAACATAAATTATGAATATGATATAAGGTAAGCTACAATTCGCATAAATTACATTCCTTGTTCTTTCAACAAAGCTTTCCAGTAGCAATTAAAACTGTTGCTATTTTACTTTTGTCAAGAGACTGCGAAGGGGTAAGAAATTGATCTCAGACGAGTAATTTCCAAAGCGAAAGTATGTCCTAAACAGACTAATTTGCATAACCTGGATACAATGATACCTGGAATCTTCAACTCAAAGCAGCACAAGAAGGGCAACCAAAAATGGAGTCTGTGAACCTTGACAATTGTGCCGAGATACAGAAATCCTTTACACTTGTTCAAATCAGAAAAAAAGATGCATATAGTTTGAAAGGACAAACTACAAGACATGTCCAAACAATCATAATCTGGCAAAGAAGCAACGAAATAACTGCTAGTGATTGTGTCAACAGGGTTTCAAGTTGACATCTTGGCATGCTCCACTCTTGAGGCAAACAGTGCTTTGATTTTAAAGTTCGAATACGAAATTCAGAAGGATAATTGACACCAATGtaagttaaaaacaaaatacacatTTAGCACAACTAATATTGCAGTTGATTTTTATCCCACATGCTGTATCCTCCACAAAAAGGTTTTCAATGATACATTTGGagttaaataacataaataacaatattgAAAGCACAAGATTAGCTTTGAAGTTAGATGAAGTACCTTTTGCAGTTCACCCTGACCATACTGTCCCATGGACTGGAACCTCCTTCCAGCAGATACTAAACGTTTGCCAAATGCTAAACCAGTATAAAAAAGGAGTAAAAGCTTCAGATTCAGAACAAACTCTTAAACCATTCATCCAATGTCAGTTATGAATGCTCCTATTCTTGCCTGATTTAGCATTGTTTGTTAAAGAGCTCTCCAGCACAGGCAACTTGCTCGCTAAAGTTCGGGAAGTTGATGTGTCAGCCAGCTCCCATGCTCGAGAGAGATTTAACAAGATTTCTCCCAGCTCTCTACCGCACTAAAAAGTTACCGCCAAAAGCACTCTCAgcaaaaaaatgcttttcattgTAGTCAGCAACAGTACAGATATAGACAAACATAGAGGACCCCTAAAATGAGAAATAGTTGAAAGCCAACTGGTCACTTATACCTGCAGTTCTTATTGCAACAACTTGGTACAGCTTAATTATGTACTCATAatgggtttatatatatatatatatatatatatatatatagattcttTAAGCTCAAAGGCATAGTTGCCTGGAGTCCTGCCATTTGGTCTACTGTACTTCTCCTTTGTGTAATCAAAACAGTGGAGCACGAAAACAATCAATTAAGAATCTGGTTTTCATGTGAACTGCCATTCTCGTATGAAGTGTCTTGTTCTTAACCTTGTGGATAGAGGCATACAGAAAGAATACCATTGCTAGGTTAATGATGCTTAGAAAAAACAGCAATGTGCCAACATCAATGCTTCAAAGCCCAGTGAAAAGTCAAGTTTAATAAACCATAACTTTCCAATTTCCcagcaaacaaaaatcattaattcCCAACACTTCATAGAATGAAAACGCAATAAAAACATCCCTTCGGCGGCATGCAATAAAATTGGAGCAATACAGAGAATCTTAGCAAGGATGACATGCacaaaaagagaataaaaacagAACCTTTCGTTGGATCATTTATTAGTATCAAGGCAACAACCAAGAACAACTAACCTCATCAAGAACCGGTCCATTCGAAAGATCAAAAGCTGCATCATTTAACTACAAACACAAATATAGCACAAACATAAATTCTCTCAATTGACATATGCGACAACCTCTAACAAGAACTACAATTAACTAAATACATCACAGAAGTAGCCTTGAAACGAAACCCAGCaagaaacaaaacacaaattgaACTCACATCTAATCTAAGATCACTCGGTAATTGTTGGAAAAAATCTGGTGGAAGATCAAAGCAATCCTGCAACCCCATATgacaaaaacacaacaaaaatcactataacaaaTTGCAATTCCAGAAAATGTATAACATGATGGTACATACGAATATATGTTTGTATGTGGGTGCTTACCGAGAGCTCTTGAAGGAGGGTTTGCGGAGAAGGGTCAAGAGATTGAGGAGAGTCTGAGGACTCTGTGAGAGCAAAAGACGGGATTTTGAGAGGTTTTGAAAGGAGAATTTTTTTGGGTCTTTTAAGAGAGGTTAGAGAAGAGCTATGGAGTTGATTTTGGAGAAAGAGAAGtgtagaagaggaagaagtgaGAGTTGGCAGAGGTTGTAGGAGAAGAGAAGACATTTGTGCTTCAGTTTCAGTTCCGTTAAATGTGTCAGCAACTGGAGTTCTGAATCCTGATACGTAGAAGTAGTTTAGTACTTTCGTgtgttttgaaagaaaagaagaatatctGGGGTATCaaattcttgatatttttgAGGTTTTCGGACTCTAATATAATGGGACCCAAGAACATGGTGGATAAGGTggctttgcttcttctttttttgccgGATTTACAATTTAATCCTAACTCTACGGATTGGATGtaatttaaatagaaatatattttttagactaaatagataatgaataaaatataaatattgtaaccatctaggtggtgatccagtggtaagagcttgagatcaagaggtttgctccctatgtggtttcaggttcgagccctgtggttgcttatatgatggtcactggaggcttacatggtcgttaacttcagggcccgtgggattagtcaaggtgcgcgcaagctggcccggacacccacgttaaattaaaaaaaatatatataaatgttgtcACATTCCATTTAAAATCCTTTAAATTTAacctgaaatatatatttatattatataaatatatttatagaatatttagatttttttaatacaatataatatataaataaaatcattcacAGAATTAATTACTTCatttccaataaaatttctcaacAATACCCACTAATCggtatcaaatatttttctggTAATGGCATAATTACCTGCGTGTGATCCTGTGtaactttttaaaatcagttcaatattttaataagttttaaaaatttacctatcaaaatcaaaattatatatccaTGTTAATTGTGGaaaatttctaatttaatatgtatttttagtatataacatcatttatgtttttatttttaagtttatatatattttataaatatatttagatcTGATAAATAAGAAGATAATCATAAAATGAGATTAGAATGAGATGCTTGAGCGCTAGCTATATATTTTGGAAATTAAGGTGTTTAACTTTAGTAAATGAGTccatgatattaattaattgattaactGCTAATTACCGAacctctattattattatcagaaATTTTGACAATTAATCATTATGTTTTGTAAAGCTGTCTGGAGAATTATTATTGACACCACTTGGAAAGGTGCCGGACGGGCAGTGAAGTGAAGGCTCGTTTAGTAGACGGCATGCGAGCAGCAAGCACCTACTGTTCCTATCAAAATGAAAACCAGAAACCGGAGCTTGAAGAAGCGAGCCCACAGGCCTAGCGTGAACGCACTGGGAGCAGAAACTCTTTCACTTAACCATGAATTATATGTCCAGTTCTGCCCAGTCTTAAGATTTAAGCGTAGTTTCATCACAGGCAGTATCATTTTATGTGGATAATCGAAACTCTGCCACAAAACAGGGTCCTGAAAGTATCCCATCAGAATCGACCTGTCGAATGAGAAGGTTTCCTGAGTCAAGCGGAGTGGGTGGTAGTGTATCGAGCCTCGGGAATGCTAGGTTTAGAGCGCTAGCCAGACCCAGCCGTGACTAAGCTTTACAGTATGTCAAGCCCTGGCACGCTGGGTCCGGCGCCAGCCAAAACCCAGACGCTTTTGGCTTGACAGTGTGTCAGGCCTCGAGCATGCTCCTGGCACGCCCATGAAAATAAACATCTTCTTTTGGAACACCCAAGGGAATGAACATCCTCCCTTGGCATGTCCAAGGGAATAAAACAATGTACGTCTGACAAATATGTCAGACCCAAGGCACTTGGACTTAACAGTCAGTCAAGTTCAAGGTAACATAAATCTagcaaacatgtcagacccaagacaCTTGGACTTGATATTTtgccaagtccaaggtaacgtagatctgacaaacatgtcagacccaaggcaTTTGGACTTGGCAGTCCGCCAAGTCCAAGGTAATGTGGATCTGATAAACATGCTAGACCCAAGATACTTGAACTTGACAGTTTGCCAAGTCCAACACATTTGGACTTAGCAAGCAGCCAAGTCTAAGACAACATGGGACTAGCAAACATGTCAGACTCAAGTCACTTGAACTTGGTAGttagccaagtccaaggtaacgACTATCTTCCATTGGGTATGCCCAAGAGAATGATCATCATTCCTTGGCACGCCCAAATGAATGACTAGCCTTCTCCGGGTCTAATCTCAAGGAAGAACTCAGTCTCTATAGCTTAGCTACATTTATCGTCTTAGATCATAATCTCCTTACAccttttaggtgtataaaagtcctcCAAAAACCCATCATATTTCCATCGAACATTAGTATAgatataagagatatttatctctcattaaatGTTATCAGGGTAAGATTACACCTTTTTAGATGTAATAAAAGTCATCAAAGGACCCATCATATTCCTATTAAACATTAATACagatgtaagagatatttatccctcattaaatgCTATCAGGATAATTACATTGTAAACCCTCCTATTTACAAAAGAACAAGACTTATGAGTTATAAATACACCATAAGACCTTCAGAACAAAGATTCACAATCTTCATCctctactgcatatatattttcagagcatctctctctaaaacattattatacttttctctctctaaaacaaTACTTATTTAAGCATATGAGAGTCTCCACCTCCACCAAAAGGAACCTTTTACAAGTACTAGCCAGAAGCCACCTTGGTTAGGGAGAATGAATGATATTGCTAGGACCAATtgattaaccgattatccaaCCTGGGAGCCTTATTACTAGGCTAGTTGGATTTTTAGAACCTCATCAATGGCGTTATTTGTGGGAAATTGATTTtcctaaaacttgtttttagcattttcatgGCACACAACCAATATCTAGGCTAGGACGCAAGACAAATCAACTTATTACCGCATACACTCCTACCCAACAAAAGCTTCAACAACTCACTAGCTAGATGCAACTCCTCACCCAGGCCGTGTTGATAACCCGAGGGCAAAATTAGACCTTGTCACCCCAACAAATCTTAGCACCTTCAACAACACAATATCTTAGCATTACGGCCACCAGCTACACCATGAGCTCGTAGACGATTACACTACCTATAGGAGACTAGACAAAATAACATTCATGAAAGTTCCTCAATGGATCACTCCTGTCATTATCACACCCATGCATAGAGAAAATACTCTGAACGTACTCCTCCTAGTTAGTATGGGATGGACACTGGTCATTGTAATTGCCATTCTATGTTAAGCTCTCAATAGCCCAATAGACAAAGAGCTAGGAGACAATATTTGCATAGCATACCTAGAGAAATGTTTATAGTCTCCATCAATTAAGGGTTTCTCATTTGTCCAAACGTATTTTGAACACTCGACTCCATAAGGACTACTTTTCCATGAATATGAGTTTGGACAATTGTGATAGCTTGGTCGATCTAAGGGAACACGTGCAAAATATATGCAATAGTTTGGAGTTGATCATCCAAGACCATGACTCAATATGCAAGATATTCCTTAAAACCTTCAGAGGATCTGCGTGAGCTTGGTATAACAATCTAGAACCAAACTCTATTGAAGGTTTCAGTTACCT
Coding sequences within:
- the LOC7453550 gene encoding uncharacterized protein LOC7453550; translated protein: MSSLLLQPLPTLTSSSSTLLFLQNQLHSSSLTSLKRPKKILLSKPLKIPSFALTESSDSPQSLDPSPQTLLQELSDCFDLPPDFFQQLPSDLRLDLNDAAFDLSNGPVLDECGRELGEILLNLSRAWELADTSTSRTLASKLPVLESSLTNNAKSAFGKRLVSAGRRFQSMGQYGQGELQKIAKTMITTGKLLSASSISTATDEEPKKETRVLKFGDLQIEITPVKANIGAVIALVFGILSWELAQGIQSSPESSLEYANGNALLLAKSLRGTLLALCYSSTLLSACTTVGLFFLARQVKSKEN